In the genome of Pongo pygmaeus isolate AG05252 chromosome 9, NHGRI_mPonPyg2-v2.0_pri, whole genome shotgun sequence, one region contains:
- the MUC15 gene encoding mucin-15 isoform X1: MLTAEKQVSQVPGRSVTQARYSQPHLILFPWHPPAQCDIVTLNPSVFSNARQIPFRQDNCDISVPDCKYLLSLKLLLLAIVSFSFFICKMGIIQSILATSRDCYSFQKKPIPKKPTMLTLAKILLVSTLFYSLLSGSHGKENQDINTTQNIAEVFKTMENKPISLESEANLNSDKENITTSNLKASHSPPLNLPTKSHGITDFSSNSSAEHSLGSLKPTSTISTSPPLIHSFVSKLPWNAPIADEDPLPISAHPNATPALSSENFTWSLVNDTVKTPDNSSITVSILSSEPTSPSVTPLTVEPSGWLTTNSDSFTGFTPYQEKTTLQPTLKFTNNSKLFPNTSDPQKENRNTGIVFGAILGAILGVSLLTLVGYLLCGKRKTDSFSHRRLYDNRNEPVLRLDNAPEPYDVSFGNSSYYNPTLNDSAMPESEENARDGIPMDDIPPLRTSV, translated from the exons ATGCTTACAGCTGAGAAGCAGGTCAGTCAGGTTCCTGGGCGCTCTGTTACACAAGCAAGATACAGCCAGCCCCACCTAATTTTGTTTCCCTGGCACCCTCCTGCTCAGTGCGACATTGTCACACTTAACCCATCTGTTTTCTCTAATGCACGACAGATTCCTTTCAGACAGGACAACTGTGATATTTCGGTTCCTGATTGTAAATACCTCCTAAGCCTGAAG CTTCTGTTACTAGCCAttgtgagcttcagtttcttcatctgcaaaatgggcataaTACAATCTATTCTTGCCACATCAAGGGATTGTT attcctttcaaaaaaaaCCAATACCAAAGAAGCCTACAATGTTGACCTTAGCCAAAATTCTGCTGGTTTCAACGTTGTTTTATTCACTTCTATCGGGGAgccatggaaaagaaaatcaagacatAAACACAACACAGAACATTGCAGAAGtttttaaaacaatggaaaataaaCCTATTTCTTTGGAAAGTGAAGCAAACTTAAactcagataaagaaaatataaccaCCTCAAATCTCAAGGCGAGTCATTCCCCTCCTTTGAATCTACCCACCAAAAGCCATGGAATAACAGATTTCTCCAGTAACTCGTCAGCAGAGCATTCTTTGGGCAGTCTAAAACCCACATCTACCATTTCCACAAGCCCCCCCTTGATCCATagttttgtttctaaactgccTTGGAATGCACCTATAGCAGATGAAGATCCTTTGCCCATCTCAGCGCATCCCAATGCTACACCTGCTCTGTCTTCAGAAAACTTCACTTGGTCTTTGGTCAATGACACCGTGAAAACTCCTGATAACAGTTCCATTACAGTTAGCATCCTCTCTTCAGAACCAACTTCTCCATCTGTGACCCCCTTGACAGTGGAACCAAGTGGATGGCTTACCACAAACAGTGATAGCTTCACTGGGTTTACCCCTTATCAAGAAAAAACAACTCTACAGCCTACCTTAAAATTCACCAATAATTCAAAACTCTTTCCAAATACGTCAGATCCCcaaaaag aaaatagaaatacagGAATAGTATTCGGGGCCATTTTAGGTGCTATTCTGGGTGTCTCATTGCTTACTCTTGTGGGCTACTTGTTGTGTGGAAAAAGGAAAACGGATTCATTTTCCCATCGGCGACTTTATGACAACAGAAATGAACCAG tTCTGCGATTAGACAATGCACCGGAACCTTATGATGTGAGTTTTGGGAATTCTAGCTACTACAATCCAACTTTGAATGATTCAGCCATGCCAGAAAGTGAAGAAAATGCACGTGATGGCATTCCTATGGATGACATACCTCCACTTCGTACTTCTGTAtag
- the MUC15 gene encoding mucin-15 isoform X3, whose product MLTAEKQVSQVPGRSVTQARYSQPHLILFPWHPPAQCDIVTLNPSVFSNARQIPFRQDNCDISVPDCKYLLSLKLLLLAIVSFSFFICKMGIIQSILATSRDCYSFQKKPIPKKPTMLTLAKILLVSTLFYSLLSGSHGKENQDINTTQNIAEVFKTMENKPISLESEANLNSDKENITTSNLKASHSPPLNLPTKSHGITDFSSNSSAEHSLGSLKPTSTISTSPPLIHSFVSKLPWNAPIADEDPLPISAHPNATPALSSENFTWSLVNDTVKTPDNSSITVSILSSEPTSPSVTPLTVEPSGWLTTNSDSFTGFTPYQEKTTLQPTLKFTNNSKLFPNTSDPQKVLRLDNAPEPYDVSFGNSSYYNPTLNDSAMPESEENARDGIPMDDIPPLRTSV is encoded by the exons ATGCTTACAGCTGAGAAGCAGGTCAGTCAGGTTCCTGGGCGCTCTGTTACACAAGCAAGATACAGCCAGCCCCACCTAATTTTGTTTCCCTGGCACCCTCCTGCTCAGTGCGACATTGTCACACTTAACCCATCTGTTTTCTCTAATGCACGACAGATTCCTTTCAGACAGGACAACTGTGATATTTCGGTTCCTGATTGTAAATACCTCCTAAGCCTGAAG CTTCTGTTACTAGCCAttgtgagcttcagtttcttcatctgcaaaatgggcataaTACAATCTATTCTTGCCACATCAAGGGATTGTT attcctttcaaaaaaaaCCAATACCAAAGAAGCCTACAATGTTGACCTTAGCCAAAATTCTGCTGGTTTCAACGTTGTTTTATTCACTTCTATCGGGGAgccatggaaaagaaaatcaagacatAAACACAACACAGAACATTGCAGAAGtttttaaaacaatggaaaataaaCCTATTTCTTTGGAAAGTGAAGCAAACTTAAactcagataaagaaaatataaccaCCTCAAATCTCAAGGCGAGTCATTCCCCTCCTTTGAATCTACCCACCAAAAGCCATGGAATAACAGATTTCTCCAGTAACTCGTCAGCAGAGCATTCTTTGGGCAGTCTAAAACCCACATCTACCATTTCCACAAGCCCCCCCTTGATCCATagttttgtttctaaactgccTTGGAATGCACCTATAGCAGATGAAGATCCTTTGCCCATCTCAGCGCATCCCAATGCTACACCTGCTCTGTCTTCAGAAAACTTCACTTGGTCTTTGGTCAATGACACCGTGAAAACTCCTGATAACAGTTCCATTACAGTTAGCATCCTCTCTTCAGAACCAACTTCTCCATCTGTGACCCCCTTGACAGTGGAACCAAGTGGATGGCTTACCACAAACAGTGATAGCTTCACTGGGTTTACCCCTTATCAAGAAAAAACAACTCTACAGCCTACCTTAAAATTCACCAATAATTCAAAACTCTTTCCAAATACGTCAGATCCCcaaaaag tTCTGCGATTAGACAATGCACCGGAACCTTATGATGTGAGTTTTGGGAATTCTAGCTACTACAATCCAACTTTGAATGATTCAGCCATGCCAGAAAGTGAAGAAAATGCACGTGATGGCATTCCTATGGATGACATACCTCCACTTCGTACTTCTGTAtag
- the MUC15 gene encoding mucin-15 isoform X2 — protein MLMTSKPPLPRKSQLHNPYYAPIQQEAIPFRQDNCDISVPDCKYLLSLKLLLLAIVSFSFFICKMGIIQSILATSRDCYSFQKKPIPKKPTMLTLAKILLVSTLFYSLLSGSHGKENQDINTTQNIAEVFKTMENKPISLESEANLNSDKENITTSNLKASHSPPLNLPTKSHGITDFSSNSSAEHSLGSLKPTSTISTSPPLIHSFVSKLPWNAPIADEDPLPISAHPNATPALSSENFTWSLVNDTVKTPDNSSITVSILSSEPTSPSVTPLTVEPSGWLTTNSDSFTGFTPYQEKTTLQPTLKFTNNSKLFPNTSDPQKENRNTGIVFGAILGAILGVSLLTLVGYLLCGKRKTDSFSHRRLYDNRNEPVLRLDNAPEPYDVSFGNSSYYNPTLNDSAMPESEENARDGIPMDDIPPLRTSV, from the exons ATTCCTTTCAGACAGGACAACTGTGATATTTCGGTTCCTGATTGTAAATACCTCCTAAGCCTGAAG CTTCTGTTACTAGCCAttgtgagcttcagtttcttcatctgcaaaatgggcataaTACAATCTATTCTTGCCACATCAAGGGATTGTT attcctttcaaaaaaaaCCAATACCAAAGAAGCCTACAATGTTGACCTTAGCCAAAATTCTGCTGGTTTCAACGTTGTTTTATTCACTTCTATCGGGGAgccatggaaaagaaaatcaagacatAAACACAACACAGAACATTGCAGAAGtttttaaaacaatggaaaataaaCCTATTTCTTTGGAAAGTGAAGCAAACTTAAactcagataaagaaaatataaccaCCTCAAATCTCAAGGCGAGTCATTCCCCTCCTTTGAATCTACCCACCAAAAGCCATGGAATAACAGATTTCTCCAGTAACTCGTCAGCAGAGCATTCTTTGGGCAGTCTAAAACCCACATCTACCATTTCCACAAGCCCCCCCTTGATCCATagttttgtttctaaactgccTTGGAATGCACCTATAGCAGATGAAGATCCTTTGCCCATCTCAGCGCATCCCAATGCTACACCTGCTCTGTCTTCAGAAAACTTCACTTGGTCTTTGGTCAATGACACCGTGAAAACTCCTGATAACAGTTCCATTACAGTTAGCATCCTCTCTTCAGAACCAACTTCTCCATCTGTGACCCCCTTGACAGTGGAACCAAGTGGATGGCTTACCACAAACAGTGATAGCTTCACTGGGTTTACCCCTTATCAAGAAAAAACAACTCTACAGCCTACCTTAAAATTCACCAATAATTCAAAACTCTTTCCAAATACGTCAGATCCCcaaaaag aaaatagaaatacagGAATAGTATTCGGGGCCATTTTAGGTGCTATTCTGGGTGTCTCATTGCTTACTCTTGTGGGCTACTTGTTGTGTGGAAAAAGGAAAACGGATTCATTTTCCCATCGGCGACTTTATGACAACAGAAATGAACCAG tTCTGCGATTAGACAATGCACCGGAACCTTATGATGTGAGTTTTGGGAATTCTAGCTACTACAATCCAACTTTGAATGATTCAGCCATGCCAGAAAGTGAAGAAAATGCACGTGATGGCATTCCTATGGATGACATACCTCCACTTCGTACTTCTGTAtag